ttttaaaaaaaagccaaTGGCCCAAACGacccaaaacataaacaaatttcagcaaaaagaaaccctagcttcAGCCTTGCGCCGCTGCCTCCACATGCGACGTCAGCGTGCTCATCGCCCAAGGTAGCCTCCCTTGCACCAAAATGGCAAGACCTTGCTCCGTTGACCCCTCAACACCTGCCAAAGAACCAAAAAGAAACAGCAAAAAGACGAAAATAGCAGCAGAAAAATAGTGACAGAGATAAAACTGAAATAGTGCAAAGTAGtagaaaaatatattgtaaatCGGCTATATAAAAGCCAAGCACAGATTTgtaaaaagaggagaaaacagatttaaaaaaaggggttgataaatcaattaaaaaaatcaaaaatttgaagaaaatgtgttcttctttcttcttcttcattctgtctcttgatttatttatttattttttctttgttatttttatcatatatataagattatatattaaataaaaagaagaaaagaggagAGTTCTTACCCCAGTCGCCTCGGTTTTCTCATATTTGGCTTGTTTTTTGCCAAAATCTTGGTGTTTTTGACCCAAATCAGGGCTCTCCTCGAAAAAAGGAGTGAAAAGAGGGTTTTGAATTTCCCGGCCACCGCGCACGGCGGCGCCATTACCGATCACCGACGGCTGGCGAGGCGGTGGTAGACCAGACCTTGGCCGGAGCTAGGCCGGTGCCCGGAGGAGGAGAGAGGGTTTGagagaaatttttgtttttttttttgaagaagagaagtgaaaatgaagtttttttaaattttttttgtttatatagcAGGttaaatgacgtcgttttggcctgTATGCATAGGTCCCAAAACAGCGCCGTTTTGGCCTAGCCTGATCCAGCCGACCCGACCCGCTAgtgggatccgcgtgtttttgaggAAGGGTCTATTTGCGCATTTAGCCCTTcctctttttaattattttgcaatcAAGTTtcctttaagtttttttatttggcCCTAGAATTTCTTTTAGATTTCAATTCGATCCATCTTGAAGCTGTGCATTTTGGAGGGACGGGATTATTCCCATTTGGTCCCTCCTTGTTATTTGCGCATTCAATGTGGTCCTCccgttttatttatttttgaatccgtcccaatttttttcattttattccaatttagtccattttagctattttattatttaattaattattttaatgttattatcatttttatattattccattaatcttgtgttattattattattattattattattattattattagtttatatatttgtttaccgctttcatatattattttgttttattatgtgctattattttaactcttttatcatatattatattcCATAATGTATTAGTCTATGTTTTATACTAATTCAATGTTGTCTATATatctttaatgattttattttataaatacgtTTTTCTAACAAAAGGTTCTTTATATATACTTCTATGTTTTAAATCactaatattttatacaatactaTTTTATGTCTATATCTATATAAATTGTAGTAAGCTATTTTATTTCTACATACACGTCTCtgacgtatatatatatacatttatatatttttcatgctttataatttacatatatatatacatgtacttatttatatatatatgtatgttatatctatatgtatatatgcatgcttatatttctttatatactttataatttgtaCATGCCCATATCTACATGCATATGTTACTTCCgtaaatatatatctatatatattctttatattttaaaatatacccTTTTTACATacatagtttttatattttataatttgtatatacatacatatttttatatattttataattcatatacatatatatatatatccacatGTATGtcttttatactttataatttcaatgtacatatttatatacatactttatgttctttatatttttataattttgcttatttccttcacttatttgtttattcacgttttcatttatattttaaaagaatgtcttatttttatttgctcaTCTACTTGTTATCTtgtatgttattaatttgtttttctttatttgtctTAATTTCGTTGTTATTGTTCGTATTATCTTTATACCATCGTCGCATCCATTATTGTCATTTGTTACTGCggcatttattcatatatctaATGTAACATTACATCGATTTATACTCGaattcataaaaatagaaaactttgaaaataaaggcaatattcatatttaggatcttcgagaggattgagccctaatgtattgggttccaatttctCTCGTTGAATCTAAGTAGTCGAGACTGCTctttaatttaaacatgaatGAAAAGTTTATCATGGGGAATTCAATACGTCgtatcctaacgcattggatatgacacgttttctcgagatgaggattttccaaaaaataatagAGGTAATATTCAACGTTTAGAGTTtcgagaaattgtgccctaacgtattgagctgcgatttcttcatatgacttaaacaattgaatatcctctTAAGTTTTATTGCACGAGTTTTATTTGACAAGCTCATTTTGAGGGGGTGAAGTATCACATCttaactcattgggtgtgacattttttcttttcgagaTGAGAGGGTCTTAACGGGTAATTcgatttatataaaatttaaaacaaatgattgtattttaaatctctttaaagttttcaattttcgatattaagacattaactaatcaactaggtaccaatttttgggtgttacgagggtgctaattcttcctcgtacgtaaccgaaaACCGTTTATTACAAACAACCATTTtatgaggtgacccgatcacacctcatcaaaaaagattggtggcgactcctacattcgttttcatttttcaaaatccaagtcgaccccgttttatcaaaaaaatggtgtcaacacctttattttgttttattaggatttttaGGTTAAGTTCATGATATCCTGCATGGATTAATGTCTGAAACAATAGTCAAGCAATTTGGGGATTTCGTTGGGAGTTTTGTTGCTTATGATGCTAAATCTATTGCTAACGGTGTTAGTAGCTATATAAATTTTCGAGTGAGGGTGGATGTGTGGCATCTACTCAAAAGGAGGAAGAAAAGAGTGCTAAGGGAGCTAGGAAGGCAGTTTTCGAGGAGTGAATTTAGGAGGATTGGATAAGGATAAAAGGTTCGGATCAGGGGATAGGTAATTCGATCAGGGAAGGGATGGATATCGGGTTGGGCCGAATGAATACCAGCTGAACAGTGTAtcaaatatgtcattttggtaaataatctCATGTGCATACCATGtgagttattaatttttaatttttgcattattGGATTAAAAAGAGCCAAAAAGAACATATATCTCTTTATCTACAACATCGGCAATGTATGAATAACAGATTGTGATAGTGGTCAAGCTCTCGCTGCAAGTCGTAgcttattatttcattaaaaacttTGTTTAGAGTGCAAGATACACTACATATATCATCAAACGCCAAAAAGGATTAATTACACTTTCCAATAATTACATGGATGAGGATCTATATAATACAAAAGTTGCCACTAATTGAGGCACAACGGCATTCAAGGGAATAACAAGGGGGCaacagaaagaaagaaagaatcaTGAATGTCGATAGGCAGGAGCACAAGGTAAGCAAAACCTAAACCACGACCCAAAAAAAATTTGCGAGCAAAAAGCACGCACGCACGCACACCCACACACGACACGCACATATAAAGGCATGCAAACCAAACTTAACTCGTAGCTGTAGTACATAGAATACATCGCATCCGAGGACCACCGGCCTCGCTACCATTGTCATCCTCCTGCTCCTCCTCATATTCATACTCATATAACCCCTCAGAGGGGCCTCCAGTCCCTTTTTTGTTGGTGCTATTAATTTCAGTAGATTCCATCAAGCAAGTCGTGTGATAAGCATGGCAGCAAAAGAACACAACGACTGATACGTTTTGTATCGAGAAAGGGTCAAAACACATGCAACATCTTCCACCTCCCCTTGTTTTAGACTTAACCTCCATGTTTCTCACACTAGGTGTTATGACTTGAGAAGCTCTACTGGCATCCCTCTTGGATCGtgcatcatcttcttcattactCAAGCAAACTGCTCGTTTCGCTTCATTGTAGTATTTTACCGACAGGTTAACACAATCAGCCTGTATATTTCACATTTACACCAAATGTCAGGTTTCTCAAATCAGAATTTCGAATATTACAACAATTTGCTAAGAGTAAGAGGAACAGTAGTACCTTAAGTATATCGTTGCAGCCATGTCTGAGAGAAGTTTCAGTTCTGTAATCAGTAATAATTTTGACTAGACGATCCCTCagcctaaaaataaaatagatgatTGAGCCAAATTAAACTGAAATACATTCAGTAAGCAGATAAGGTGATTCAGCTTAGATATCTGCAATTTGAAGTTCCAAGTTTTATGCATCCAATAAGATGCTCCGTATGGAATGCCTGGGGACATGAATTAAGGTCAAAATCATGAAAGATCGGGGAACTACAGTAGTAGAATTATACCGCAGTCATTCAGTGACCTTCAGTTTTATGattcattttctctttcttgGTTTGCATAAAGAAATAGTTTAGCAACATAAAAATTGATGATAGAACAGATTTCATTACGGTTCATTAAGAAAAATCATGAGATGCCAGGCATATTTGGAGGCATAAAAAGGacaattaaatgaaatattactAGAAGATATATAGTTGGCATCACATACACAGAATATGGGACAGATCAGTACGGCAGCATGAATATCTATAAAAAGGCTCACTTAAAGACAATtattgtgttgcaacacaagcAACTGATGATATATAAAGAAAGTATGTAAAACCTCAGGCTTTTCTTCCTAGATTTGGCACCAAATGCTTAACCAACAATAAAGTTTATTAAACAGCTCCAACTAAATTTGAGCTTGATCCAAGTATGAATTACAGCCTTGTCAGTTAACTATCAGATAAATGCTGTTCTTGATGGTGGACTTCCATCACAGTGAACCCTCTTAAGGTTTTTCCTTTCtccctttttaattttctttccttttttctttttaaactgaGAAACCTCTATAATATTGTAGATGAAAATTACTTGGAAATAGAAAATTCTGCTCAACTGCAATTCACAAACTTCCCTTGAGAAAAGAGAATACTAACCGAGGTATCTCTAGGCCATTGGGCACCATATTTACAATATAGAGAGGATCAAGATTGCCAACAGTGTGTTCCAATAAGACGCCCACCTGCCAATCAGTGAGAGACAGctaagaaaaagagaaatacgGCTAATCATTAGACAACATCTCCATATTTCCGGTCTGCATTTTTCATCATTACCATTTCTGGTTTATGGAGGCATTGATGAATTAGTTCTTCCCAAAGATCGTCATCATGCTGCATGGTCACAAATTCTACAGCCTGTGGATAATAAATAGACCTTTATTGTTAGTACCAATCCTTCCAAGGAACAACAGCAAGAGCTTGTTTTGAACAAAATAGAAACTCAGGAACAACAGCTGAAAGCAGAAGAAGCTCCAACTGAAAACAACCAACGTACCTCTTCTATATCTCCTAATTCATTTATGATGACAGCAAGAGCTTGTTTTGAATTCCCCATTCTTCCAAGGATGAATACTTGCTCCCTTAAAAGATCTCTTCTATCACAGATCTCATACGCCTGAAGTTGAAATTCAGCAGTGTCATTTTGGAATGTTATGATGCCATTGTTACATAACAACTACTATTTAGACTATCCAAACCTTCTCCAATGTGTAATGTTGACTACTGCGAAGAAAAGGAAGTAGCATCTTCGGCTCATACTCAACATAAAGCTCTACCTATCACAGCAAGAAAAGGACAACACATAGTCAGAAATGCAATTAACATAACAAGCTCCTTGCCCACATGCCATATCCAGTAAACAGCCATAAGTATTGAGAGTTGGACAAGAGCATGCTCACAGGCAACAACTAACATGTTGACAAGGCATCAAATGTAGcacaaaaataacaagaaacATCAACTGACCAGAAAAAATTCCAAGGTTGTTAATATCATACTCAACAGGTCAttcattttcctaaaaaaaaggGGGGTACATATTGGTGCCAGTTGTTTCAATATATTGTTTTCAGGGTTTtcaatgtaatatataaaaccTACAATATATACCTAAATACAGAATATCACTAacaatcagaaacatttaaatCCAATATATACCTAAATACAGAATATCACTAACAGTCAGAAACATTTAAGATTTACATCATTTATAGATCCAAATACCTTTAAACACTAATTATATGAATTcactatataacatataaacAGAACGTAACATCCAACAAACATatcaaaactaaagaaaatcaTGCATATCACTTATTCTTTTATCAGAAAGTTAAGggaaaaaatagataaattttggAACCCATAAAAACTGTTAAAAGTACAGCTGACATGGCCGGCCTTATGTAGTCAAAACCATGTAATTTTGGAACCTACTGCCAATTTGTTTCTTCAACCACTGACCACACACAGACAAGGTGAAAAGCATTTGACCCCCACAGAAATGTATGAAATCTAGAAAGTAAcaatgaacataaaaaatttaaattttgaaggtaactgatgcCTACAATATCTACATAAAAGCTATTAAAGCACTAATGTAGCTGTCTTATCCATACCTGCATATCATGAAAATCCTTGCCAGCATGTGGGTTTACTTCAAACAAGGAATGCAGATATAAATGCAAGAAATATCTCGAATCACACTTATTTCTAGTATTCAGAAGCTGTGAAACAACTTCAGATGGTGCAATTAAGTCCCTATTTTGGATCAACAAATTAACTGCTTGCTTACAATCAACCATCATCAACTGCACAACCTGCATCATGCACATAGTATTTTTggcattaaaaattatattttgctgGTATCATTCAATGttaagaaaggaaaaaagagaaaatttcttttttaattatattttgctCTTCTTCCCCCCACAGCTCTATTGAATAGAAAGAGCTAATTTCTGCCCCTATAATTTTGGTTGAATTGTGAAATGCATCTATCTAATGTAAATAAAAGTGTCAACCTAAGTGGTGAAATATTGTAATTTGTAAAGAATCAGTTTCAGAATTTACCACACTGGCCTCATATGAACAGGTATTGACATTCTCtacaaaaaacaataatttttaagaaagcAAAGTATTCCATAATAATACCTTTTCACGAATAGAATCATGCAAGTTGTGCTTTTCAATGAAGTCAAATATATCTGGCTTCATGAGCTGAAATCACAGACAAGTTACATCAACAAAGAAGCAAAGAAATGTCCAACTAGAGAATGGATGAAAACCTATTTTCCATAAGCAATTTGTATCATACATAATTTTAAGGTTGAAAAAGTAAATTAGTCTGAGcacaaatacattaaaatactTACATCAGCATACAGTGAAAAAGCTTTCTCATACTGCCCATTAATAACATACAACTCTGCAAGTGCCTATCAAGAAAGAAGGATAGGATCATTCAACATATGTAGCATCAACAGATTCAATTCACATCAGACATTTAGAAACAGACTTATGAACCTCTTTAAGGGCATCAGTCATTGACGAAGTATTTAGCTGGGGCTCAATTGCAGAAATGACAGGCAATGCGGAATAAATGACACGTGGCCATGATTTAACAGTTGACAAAAGATCCTTATGAACTGATGGATTTGTTGCCAGAGCCACAAGAGCAACCTGCAGCATAGCAAAAAGGTGGTTTTCAGTCCAAGTTTGACAAAtgaaaaactataaaagaaGACTACATGTACATTAGCAGACAATTGCCATCCTGACGAACCTCATAAGCAGTATCACGCAGCCTGGGGTTTTCTGTTGGCATATATGGAACCAATACAGGAAGCTGACGGAGATGAGCAAAATGGAATACCCATCTGTCAAAGCAATTACATTTGATTAACAGGAAATGCATAGAAAGAG
The window above is part of the Gossypium raimondii isolate GPD5lz chromosome 9, ASM2569854v1, whole genome shotgun sequence genome. Proteins encoded here:
- the LOC105799128 gene encoding vacuolar protein sorting-associated protein 41 homolog isoform X2, translating into MSPFPSENGVEGDDEREEEEDEDVDDDEEEEEAEEDEEEPRLKYQRMGGSIPSLLSGEAASCISVAERMIALGTHDGTVHILDFLGNQVKEFAAHSAAVNDLSFDIEGEYIGSCSDDGSVVLNSLFTDEKLTFEYHRPMKAIALDPDYARKTSRRFVTGGLAGHLYFNTKKWLGYKDQVLHSGEGPIHAVKWRTSLIAWANDAGVKVYDAANDQRITFIERPRGTPHPEILLPHLVWQDDTLLVIGWGTSVKIAAIRTNLNKGTNGTYKRVTSNMNQVDIVASFQTSYYISGIAPFADALVVLAYIPSEDGEKEFSSAMPSRQGNAQRPEVRIVSWNNDELATDALPVHGFEHYKAKDYSLAHAPFSGSSYAGGQWAAGDEPIYYIVSPKDVVIAKPRDAEDHISWLLQHGWHEKALAAVEAGQGRSELLDEVGSRYLDHLIVERKYAEAASLCPKLLRGSATAWERWVFHFAHLRQLPVLVPYMPTENPRLRDTAYEVALVALATNPSVHKDLLSTVKSWPRVIYSALPVISAIEPQLNTSSMTDALKEALAELYVINGQYEKAFSLYADLMKPDIFDFIEKHNLHDSIREKVVQLMMVDCKQAVNLLIQNRDLIAPSEVVSQLLNTRNKCDSRYFLHLYLHSLFEVNPHAGKDFHDMQVELYVEYEPKMLLPFLRSSQHYTLEKAYEICDRRDLLREQVFILGRMGNSKQALAVIINELGDIEEAVEFVTMQHDDDLWEELIHQCLHKPEMVGVLLEHTVGNLDPLYIVNMVPNGLEIPRLRDRLVKIITDYRTETSLRHGCNDILKADCVNLSVKYYNEAKRAVCLSNEEDDARSKRDASRASQVITPSVRNMEVKSKTRGGGRCCMCFDPFSIQNVSVVVFFCCHAYHTTCLMESTEINSTNKKGTGGPSEGLYEYEYEEEQEDDNGSEAGGPRMRCILCTTATS
- the LOC105799128 gene encoding vacuolar protein sorting-associated protein 41 homolog isoform X1, whose amino-acid sequence is MSPFPSENGVEGDDEREEEEDEDVDDDEEEEEAEEDEEEPRLKYQRMGGSIPSLLSGEAASCISVAERMIALGTHDGTVHILDFLGNQVKEFAAHSAAVNDLSFDIEGEYIGSCSDDGSVVLNSLFTDEKLTFEYHRPMKAIALDPDYARKTSRRFVTGGLAGHLYFNTKKWLGYKDQVLHSGEGPIHAVKWRTSLIAWANDAGVKVYDAANDQRITFIERPRGTPHPEILLPHLVWQDDTLLVIGWGTSVKIAAIRTNLNKGTNGTYKRVTSNMNQVDIVASFQTSYYISGIAPFADALVVLAYIPSEDGEKEFSSAMPSRQQGNAQRPEVRIVSWNNDELATDALPVHGFEHYKAKDYSLAHAPFSGSSYAGGQWAAGDEPIYYIVSPKDVVIAKPRDAEDHISWLLQHGWHEKALAAVEAGQGRSELLDEVGSRYLDHLIVERKYAEAASLCPKLLRGSATAWERWVFHFAHLRQLPVLVPYMPTENPRLRDTAYEVALVALATNPSVHKDLLSTVKSWPRVIYSALPVISAIEPQLNTSSMTDALKEALAELYVINGQYEKAFSLYADLMKPDIFDFIEKHNLHDSIREKVVQLMMVDCKQAVNLLIQNRDLIAPSEVVSQLLNTRNKCDSRYFLHLYLHSLFEVNPHAGKDFHDMQVELYVEYEPKMLLPFLRSSQHYTLEKAYEICDRRDLLREQVFILGRMGNSKQALAVIINELGDIEEAVEFVTMQHDDDLWEELIHQCLHKPEMVGVLLEHTVGNLDPLYIVNMVPNGLEIPRLRDRLVKIITDYRTETSLRHGCNDILKADCVNLSVKYYNEAKRAVCLSNEEDDARSKRDASRASQVITPSVRNMEVKSKTRGGGRCCMCFDPFSIQNVSVVVFFCCHAYHTTCLMESTEINSTNKKGTGGPSEGLYEYEYEEEQEDDNGSEAGGPRMRCILCTTATS